The Methanophagales archaeon genome contains the following window.
TGAGTCTGAAGATGAAGCCCGACGCTTCAATTCTATAAACACGAGATTCTCTATTACCCGTCCGATGTTCGCGGAGAATTTAAAAGAGACTGCATTTCGCAACCCTATGTCTATACAGTAAACCTTCTTCGGCGATAATAATCGCTTACTGCCAGAATATGAAAATTGATTGACAAAGAAGATTAAAAAACAGTTCTCCTGATATTCAATATAATTCTTCACGGTATTCACGCTCCCCAGATGAAAGATATTCTTTAGTCTGCTGTAGCTGATGGTGTTTGAGACATTTGCCATGAGGTAGTTGGCAATCTCCTGAAATGTCTTTGTTAAAATTCACTGCATGTGAAATCTTCAGATATTTTCTTATCGCATCCAGACTTTCTCGCTCTATTCCCCTGTCCTCCTCTTTTAGATCTTCCCTCTGTTGAACAGCTATCTCTTTAAGCTGTCTTGTCTTGTATTCATGATTTTTTGATATTCTGTATTCATTAGTAATCATTCGAAGCTTTTGTGATATATATCTTCATTGATAATGAAAACATTACATATTACATATTACCCCTCACCTCGTAGCTGCAGCCACAGTCCCCAGGAACCTCAGAAACGCCTTCTCGGTGCCCATCCCCAATGCGTGAAGATGGGTATAAGAAGCGAGGACGTTCCCTTGGTATATTCCATCCCTTTTGTTCTCTATTCCAACACCTTTTAGAAGCTCGTATGCGAATTCCGCCGTAACTCCGTTCACAGTAGAATAATGGAACTCGTGCCCGCGGAATCTTGCACCACGCGGGAAAAAAAGGTTGTCCACTACGGAAACCGCTTCGACATAGCCCACCGCATGGAGCCGGTTTGTGAGCTTTGCAGAACCTTTGAATAAGCCGAGCATCTCCCTACCTTCAAGTTGCTCAAGGCAGTAAAGCAAGCCACCGCATTCAGCATAGAGCGGCGACCCATGCCGAATCGCATCAACAAGCGCCTCACGTAAAGAACCGTTCTCTTCCAGCTGCTCTGCGTATAGTTCAGGATAGCCGCCACCGATGTAGAAACCGTCAACATCAGGCAAATCGTCCCGAAGCGGAGAGAACGGAACGACTTCAGCACCGAAATCACGCAATACGTCCAAGTTCTCCGGATAGTAGAAACAAAACGCCTCGTCCATCGCCACCCCTATCCTGACAGCATCAACAGCCTTTAACTGCGGCTCAGCACCAGCAGCAGTCTCAGCCTCAGCACCAGGAATCTTTACCTCTGTCGCCTCAAGCAAGCTATCCATGTCTATATTATCC
Protein-coding sequences here:
- a CDS encoding ATP-binding protein; this translates as MKNYIEYQENCFLIFFVNQFSYSGSKRLLSPKKVYCIDIGLRNAVSFKFSANIGRVIENLVFIELKRRASSSDSTEVYYYHWKNKG
- a CDS encoding cobyrinate a,c-diamide synthase, with product MKQKSSAFVVAGTHSGVGKTTLTIGLISAFRRRGYDVQTFKVGPDFIDTSLHTLAAGNPSRNLDTFMMPRSAVIQSFRKNMSEVTIVEGVMGLFDGASAAAGGQGSTSHLAKLLDIPVVLVVDAHALAGSVSALVHGYKTFDPSLKFAGVILNRVGSERHRELLEEALRGVTTVFGAIPKDEYLKIPERHLGLFMAHEIDHTVLNSYSKLIEDNIDMDSLLEATEVKIPGAEAETAAGAEPQLKAVDAVRIGVAMDEAFCFYYPENLDVLRDFGAEVVPFSPLRDDLPDVDGFYIGGGYPELYAEQLEENGSLREALVDAIRHGSPLYAECGGLLYCLEQLEGREMLGLFKGSAKLTNRLHAVGYVEAVSVVDNLFFPRGARFRGHEFHYSTVNGVTAEFAYELLKGVGIENKRDGIYQGNVLASYTHLHALGMGTEKAFLRFLGTVAAATR